AGATGAAGACATCATTCAACACACGACGTGGCCATGTGTCGTATGCGGTTTGGACGAGCCCGTGGGGAGGCAGGACAACAAGCCCGAGGTGGGAATAGAAGAAAGTAACTGTCACATGTTATCACCAAGGTTTCTCTGACACATGGGCTATCTGAATTAGAAGAATCCAACTTGGATGAAACAGAGAGCGAGGAAAATCCCATCATAGCTGATGATTACGACCTTATCCAAGGAAGGATGAACAAGGCGATCAACTTCAGTCATTCATTTAGCCCGATCTCAAGAGTTTCAATGCACAGCCAAAATCTCCCGTTGAATGCGTCAGTCGCATTATGGCCAAAGCCATGTCTCTGCCTTGCACAACACAAGCCGACAGTCTTTATCCCCTCTTGGGTGTCAGCGAATGGAAATCCAACAGTGAGCCCGGGCTGGGTGGTGCACTAGCAGTATCATTGAACCCTTGCCGAGTTTTTAGAACCATAGGCTTATCACATTGGGTGTATCATGCTCAACCTGAAGGGTGCTACACTCTTTCGCGTGTCTACCGAGACCATCCTGGCAGGGAGAAGCATCTTACAAACGGCTTCAGGATCAAAGCATGGCTATCAATCGATCAGGACGAACTTACAGAGCTAGAATGCCAGAAGTTTCCACTCGAGGAGGAAACCCTGAGCAGATCGGGTCGGCGTTCTTAGACACCGATCGGTCGTGGGCATTTCGACATCGACTATCCGGGGTCAGTGGTTCGGCATATCGGCCTTCCTAGTTTGCCCTTTACGGCTACGAATCTCGGGACTCAGCAACAAAAGTCGGCAATACCGAGAGCAGAGTGGGGCTTTTTGTGCACCCTTGTGAAGAACCTGTCGGTTCTCCCGTCACGCATCTCCCGGCGAACACGCCGCCCATATTCCGCGTCCCCCCAACCAAAACAAGCACCACGAGGAAGCTTCGGCTCCTATCTAGACCACGCAAAGTGCCTCGACAATGATTTGCGGCCGAGATGAATACGATGGCCGGCGGAACCCCTCCTCAAAACCCGCTGTACGGTGACGCAGTCCGGCAGACTATGCCGCGGTTCTTGTGTGGGTAAGCCCAAGGCGGGCCCGCTTAAGCTGTCTCCTATCATGCCTGTCCACATGGGCTTACGTGTGTGCCCTGCCCTGAAACTTCTCGCTGTTTGCGCAAACTTGACCTTGTCAGTGGCCGAAGCACGAAGTAACTCGACTGGATGGTTGGATGGTTGGATGGGGAGCAACGATCAGCTCGGCTATGTGAGGAAGTTCCGCTTTGAGTTCTTCCTTCCCTCCACATTGACCACAGCTTGCAAATGGGATAGAGTTTATCTTTATGCCACTCTAGTGTCACCTGGGTGTCAGTTCCAACGCGACGATAGAGTTGCTATCGTGGCGCGTGGGTCCAGTTTCTCgatcctcgtcctcgctctCCATGAGCGTCACGCAACACTAAGGCCACCAACAAAACGCCGCCACTCCCTCACTACCTTAGTACATCCCATCTATAACTACATATTACTCTATTGCTTAGTTTAGCAAACAAAGCGCGCTACGGTAAGTGCTTTGGCCTTTTTACCACCAAGATTTGAACCAGCATCCATCGTCGCACAATCAGTCCTTCCTCCGTCCCCAGAATCAATACAGCCTCGGCCCGAACTGCCTGACAGAAACACAAAGGTTATGGTAACCTGAGGGACGCTGATATGGCAAAGCACAATCCTAACATGCTCATCATAGTCCCCTACCGAGTCCATCTTCCGCCGCCATGTGCGACTTCGCCAACATCTATTACATCTACTCATCTTGTATGGACCCTGGAACACATTTCTGCAAAGTGTCCACGGATGGGAGGCAACAATATTCATGTCCAGAAAGCCCCCATGAGCGCTATGTTGTGTTGCCTGAGAGCTGCCCGTTGTGTTGCCGCTGAGGATGAATGTATCGAAGCCTAGGTCGCGAAGGAGATGGGTGACAGTCCCCTAACAAACAAGAGAAGAGGTGTAGAAGAGATTTGGAAGAGAGTGGAACGAAAAATATAATTCTATAGACCGATTCATTTCTCGGGCGTGAATGCTATCGTTAAACTTCTCATTGACTACCCGAAGGCCTGGAGATGCTCACCCCTCTTCAACTTGCATCTACTCTTGCGTACGTATCTGGTGACAGCACCACTTTGTTGATGGACTTGCCAATTTCGCATGGATTGCTAGAGGATATAGTTAAACGAATCTGCTTCAGCTCAATCTTGAAAATTTGCACCATCGTTTCTCGAGCGGCCGATGAATTTGGtggcaagcttggccagaAATGCTCGGTCGAATGTGCTTTGTTTTAGCTTCGGTGTCGCTCCGACAAGAACCGTGATGGTACAGTGGCATGCAATAAGTTTGAAGCTTTTTTCTTGTATCGAGCTCAAAATATCTAACCTGAATAGGTAGCTATCTCGCTCTGGCGAATATTCTGATTTGCTCAGCCCCCTGAGCTGCCAGGATCAAAGACGCCAAATTAGCTAGCGGGTACAAGATACAAGATTCAAACTTTTTGCATCCCACTGTAGCAGCGATCCTGGCCGGCCGGGCCGCCGGCTGTTGTCCGCGATATGAGCCGCCCGTGCCAAGACGACGCTAAGCAATCAACAGAGCTGGGGTATGGGGTGTAGTAAGTGTTAAATATGTGCGCAAAACATTCTCGACAATTAGTTGCCAGATCTTCAAGCATGTGTTCATTAGAGTCTGAAAGAGTAGGGGACGATACATCTTGGCAGGAACTCGCCAAACACCTGAACTAGCCCCCGTGACTCCGGTGTgctggttggtgatgagctcAACCGCGGTATTGACGAAAGCAGGTGCGGGTCGCAAGATGAGGCAGAAAGCCGAGTAATTTACCCATGACGCCAATCATCCCCGCATTGGGCCAGCTGCCCCATAATGGATGACGTTTCTCGTTGGTGGCCAAGGCTAGCTTGGTTAGCGTCAACCGTTCTGTCGGTATTAGTGGAGCATTCAAGAAAAGAACCAATCATATTTACAGTAATCAGGCAAACGCATACACGAGCGGCCGTTTTGGGAATAGCAGAGGACAATAGCCcatccaagaagctcaacgcGATAGCGAACGTCCGAGAACCGGGTAACGAGAAATATCCACAAGCAGCAATTACCAGAGACCATTCTAGACAAGGGGTTATGGAGGGAGCGGAGACGCCGAGTTGCGCCCATGGGGCCCGCCGCTAAGGCTGATTTTCATCTCTGGACATGCCTTGCCgtggagaagatgggatGCGGCTCCTGTGGCCAGGTTTTGCTCAGCCCCTTCATCTGTCGCAAATTTTCGCATCCATCGTCGGccgacgccgccgctgctggtGGCTCCATCGGGTCGTCCGGATCGCTTGATTCCTCCTGTGGTGTTTGTGTCGGACCATGACTGGTTTGTCCCGAACCTACATTGTCTATCTCAATCATCTCTAGTATTGCCGACCTGTTTGAGATCGGTCAACTAAACCTTGGCATCATTAAATATAACTGGGCAATGAAGCTTGACGCATCATTAAACCTTGATAGAAATacatccatccctccatccCCGGTGTATCACATCGCCGTCGCCAAGCAGTTCAACACCATGCCTCCTTACGACTCGTACACCTCATCAGCCACAGCTCCTTGCACCTGCCCAAACCGTCATATGCTCCATTGTGGCTTCCCTTGGGCCAACgatcaacaacagcaactcCAACAGCTGCCCATCCCTCCTGGCCAATGCAACATTGCACCCACGACCTTCATCGCGGGCTCCATTTGCGCTGGCCCTGTCCCATTGCACTATCCACTCACGCAACAGGACCTTCCTCCAGATGACTTCTACAAGCTGGATACACACAGCTCCGTGACTAATCCCGCGCAGCAAATGCCTCACAGCATCGATATCCCGCCGCATCTACCGTGCCATTCCTCCGAAGGCGTCTCAAGGCCTGATTCGGAAATAAGTAAGAATAAGTCGCTGTTTCCTTCGCGCCTGATCTTGCTGAAATATTCTCTGAAGAATCTCGAAAGCGAGGGGCCTCTGCTGGCCCTGAAGATAacggagaggaggagaatagAAATCAGAGTGCCGGGAAGATGGACCACAATTTGATTGAGAAGCGGTACCGAGCTAGCCTTAACGATAAGATGGCTGTCTTGAGAGAATGCGTCCCAAGTCTGCGCATTATGTCCAAGTccgccaagggcgaggatgtAACTGAGGAGCGCAAGCAATTGGGCAGTCTGATCTTGCCTCACAAGTTGAGCAAGGCCACTGTAGGCTCCTCTAGAGGTCGATGGATCTGGGATGATGTGAGGTAACTCTGCGTTTAGGTTCTGAGTAAAGCAACAGAATACATCCAACACCTTGAGAAGCAAAACAACCGGCTGCTCGACGAGATTAGGGCTATGACAGCAAAAATTGCCGCCTTGGATTGCTTAGTTACGACTGATGGGGTGAATGGCGCCATCGGCCCCCTACAGCCCCTCCCCGAAGACATGGAATGGGTTCACGACTCACCAGCTGTTTGCCGGTTCTCTCAATCTAGCGACGCAGGAAAGCAATGCTTCGCCTATGGCCATCATAAAGTTCCATATGATATGACCCACGCGAGGGCGACCCAGTCGTACCTCATACCGCAGCAGCCTAATCCAGCTTGCAATTCGACTCTtgtccaggagcagcagatgTACTAGTAGTGGCAGGAATAATAGAGTTCCTGGAGCAAATATAAGGGTTCATGACTTATCCCAGCTCGGTAGCGACCTCGTCGTATCTCGCATTTCCATGAATAACCCCCGCTCTCTCACCTTCGCCCTCAAGCGCCCAACGGCCCTCAGTCGGCTACCTACACGATACATTACCGTGGTGTACGACAATCGGCAGGGTCCTCGAGAATTCGATCATTGTAGGCTTTTCCAGAGCGGTCGGCTTTCCATGAATTGTTCCGTGACGCCAATGGTCACCCCTGCAACCTCTCCGTGCCGTGGCAGCTGATCTGATAACGAGGTCTTGAATGTCGTGCGCGACAACACTCGTTCCGTGCCGAGTAATTAGGGGAGCTAGTTCTGGCCACTCATCGACGCTGTTGACAGTAACGGCTACGACGAGACGATCTGGCCATTGTCCCGCGCTTCGTCACCACCATCTACTACAACTTCGATACGACTGAGTATGCAAGCAAGGGGCGGGTTGACACTAGTGATGTCGATGACTTGACCGATCTGCTGGAAAACTGCAAGGCGGGAGAAAACTCATTATCTGCCACGACTGCAGGTAGGTCCTTATATATTTCACCCGGCCAACGTATGCCAGATCGACATAGAGGTCAATGCCATCGGTGAGCAAAGGGGACAGATGCCTTTAATCTTGGCCAGGGGTTGTACCGTCTGACCAGCTGGCCGATCATCTTCCTGAAGCACGATGGCGTCGCGCAGTACTTCCTTGACAGGAAAACAGTTGGCGATTCCAAACCCCAGACGGCATACAGCTTCTCTGAAGGCAGCAAGACGATCGGCAACGTCATCGTCGCCACCGAGTGCCGCTCGTGCTTCGTCCCCGTCCTTGTCGCAATGCCCGGCGGCGCCGCGTCTGCCCCTGGCGACTCGCCGAGTGCTAATTCCCTATGCTCTGATCCTCCGATCGAGTGGGCGATACTGAGTGGCTCGCCTGTTACTGTCTGATCCGGTGCAAAGAAAGCCTCGGCAGATTAGCGGGTGATGTATGTACTGGCGAATGTGGATTCGGAACATGGGAATGAAGCCAGAAGTGTGGCCTCGTAGCCCTCTCCTCTAGTAGCATGGTTGTTATGATTGTTGGTCTAGCACGGTGCGCCCTCATTGTCAAGATATGCTCTCCCCTCTACCGACTAGCAAACAGGATTTTAGGCGAACTCTCCAGTAGGGAGGGTTAGAGCCAGGTCTTAATGCAATCCCCTTCTTAGCATGAATTTTGATTTATCGACGGTGAAAACTCGTTTGTGTGGCAAAGCTCCTGGGAAGCAGTCAGCCATTACTTGACGCGTGTGTTGCGGGAAGGCTGTGATAAGCGTCTCACATGCATATGGCCGAAGTAAAAATatcccccccccccccccaatCCCATCACCCACTGCAGGTGACAAAGAGGGCCATCAGGGAGTTGCCCGCTGCTTGTCGCATACCAAGGCTAAAAAGCAGGGTTAGTTGTCTACCGGTGCGTAGCCCCAGCGTTCCGAGCGTCTCGGAGAATCACAACCAAGATCTGTCTGTTGTAAGTCTCGATTGCTGAGAATAAGAATGGGGTTCATGATGATCACTAATGATGTGTTGCTGCCTGAGGCATAATACCAGTATGCCTTATCGCCTCGGGCCGGAAATGTGATCAACCTCGGCCGTAAAGAGTGTGGGATCCGGTTTAGGATGGCAGGAAGCTGATGCTATAACTGCTGTCTAGGCCCATATAGTAG
This Fusarium keratoplasticum isolate Fu6.1 chromosome 6, whole genome shotgun sequence DNA region includes the following protein-coding sequences:
- a CDS encoding BHLH domain-containing protein, whose protein sequence is MPPYDSYTSSATAPCTCPNRHMLHCGFPWANDQQQQLQQLPIPPGQCNIAPTTFIAGSICAGPVPLHYPLTQQDLPPDDFYKLDTHSSVTNPAQQMPHSIDIPPHLPCHSSEGVSRPDSEIKSRKRGASAGPEDNGEEENRNQSAGKMDHNLIEKRYRASLNDKMAVLRECVPSLRIMSKSAKGEDVTEERKQLGSLILPHKLSKATVLSKATEYIQHLEKQNNRLLDEIRAMTAKIAALDCLVTTDGVNGAIGPLQPLPEDMEWVHDSPAVCRFSQSSDAGKQCFAYGHHKVPYDMTHARATQSYLIPQQPNPACNSTLVQEQQMY